TTTTTTGCTAGATTGTCTTGTTCTAAAGTAGCTGCAACGAGGCGTTGTGTAGCCTCTTGAACTAATTGGATAGATTGAGAAGAAGAGGCCTTACTTTTTATAAGAGTCAAAGACCGTTCTGCCGCTGAAGGCAGAATATTCACCCACTCGACTAAACTAGAAAAAACTACAATGCATGTAATCGCAATTACCGCAAGAACAATTCCTGAGGCAATTTCTAAAATATTTTGCGTATAATAGCCAAGGCATGTAATTGCAACTCCTCCTAAAGTAATAAGAATTAAAAGGGCAATAGCAAAAGCATAGGTATTCAAGGACCTATTTATTAAAATATCTACTTTCTTTTGAATGACCGTTGCATTCTTATTTACCTTGAAAAAAGAATTTTCTTTAGGAAGCGGAGTTAGAGCGTATCCTCCAGATGCAATTGACACAATAATTCCTTAATTTAAAAAAACAAAATCTAAGGAACTAGTTTTTTTATTTCAATTAATAAGTTAGTATAGTGTTGTTAAAATTATTTTATATTTTTCAATGAATAAAACTGTTGTTGTCGCAATGTCTGGAGGTGTGGACTCTTCTGTCGTTGCCTATCTTTTGAAACGTTATACTTCGTATAATGTTGTTGGGTTATTTATGAAGAACTGGGAAGAGAAGACGCACGATGATGTTTGTCTTTCTGCTCAAGATTATGCAGATGTCGAGAAGGTCTGCTCTCAATTAGATATTCCTTATTACACAGTATCCTTTGTTAGGGAGTATCAAGAACTTGTATTCTCCCGCTTTTTAAAGGAGTATTCTTTAGGGTATACGCCGAATCCTGATATTCTTTGTAACAGAGAAATTAAATTTGCTCTATTGCAGAAGAAAGTTCGAGAGCTTGGTGGGGATTTCCTTGCTACAGGGCATTACTGTCGTTCAAATTTGGATGCCTCTGGAGTGTCTTTGTTTCGAGGGGTAGATCGTAACAAAGATCAAAGTTATTTTCTTTCGGGGACACCAAGACAAGCATTGGCTAATGTATTATTTCCTTTAGGGGAGATGAAAAAAAACGAAGTTCGCGCTCTAGCAGAAGAAGCAGGGCTAGCAACAGCAAGGAAAAAAGATAGTACAGGAATCTGCTTTATCGGAAAG
This genomic stretch from Chlamydia pecorum E58 harbors:
- the mnmA gene encoding tRNA 2-thiouridine(34) synthase MnmA, with the protein product MNKTVVVAMSGGVDSSVVAYLLKRYTSYNVVGLFMKNWEEKTHDDVCLSAQDYADVEKVCSQLDIPYYTVSFVREYQELVFSRFLKEYSLGYTPNPDILCNREIKFALLQKKVRELGGDFLATGHYCRSNLDASGVSLFRGVDRNKDQSYFLSGTPRQALANVLFPLGEMKKNEVRALAEEAGLATARKKDSTGICFIGKRPFKQFLEQFVPKKEGDIVDWDTQTILGKHEGAHYYTIGQRRGLDLGGTSKPCYVVGKDMEKNLVYIVQGEDHPLLYRTELFAKELNWFVDPKSVHTCTAQVRYRSEDEQCTIEFVSEDRLRVCFITPIKAVTPGQTIAFYQGDRCLGSGVIDIPMNPYFV